The genomic interval GTGCGCCTCCAACGCTGGCGGGGCTTCCGGGAAGCTCGGGCGGGGGCCGACGTTGGCCATGCCGGGCAGCTCGCGCCCACCCGCCGCGACCGTCACCGCGAAGACCCCCCGCGGCAGCGCCTTCCCGGCGGGAACGGCCAGGTTGGCGGTCGGGAAGCCGAGCTGACGGCCGCGCCGTTGACCGCGCGTGACGACGCCGCGCACCAGGTAGGGGGCGCCGAGGAGCCGGCCCGCGCCGGACACGTCGCCGGCGCCAAGGAGCTCGCGCACCCGGGAGGAGCTCACGACGGCGCCACCGACCTCCAGGAGGGGGAAAGCCTCGAGCGCGGCGGCGACACGCCCCAGGTCGTCCAGCCCGCCGACGCGGCCCTTGCCGAAGCGGAAGTCCTGACCCACCACTATGAGGCTCGGCTCGAGGCCGGCCAGCTGCTCCAGCCACGCCTCCTTGTCGGTCTCGGCGAAGCCGCGGTCGAACGGGATGCTGACGACGGCGTCCGGCTCGTACTCCTGCAACGCGACGAGCTTCTCCGCCGGCGTCATGAGGTACTGGCCGCCGCCGAAGAGGACGCGAGCGGGTGGGAAGAACGTGACGACGACGCTGGGAACGTCGCGCTCGCGCGCCACCTCGCGCATGCGGCCGAGGAGGAGCCTATGCCCGAGGTGCACGCCGTCGAAGTTGCCGATGCTTAACACCCCGCCCCTGGCCGCGACGTCGGTCAGGGTGGCGTGCGTGACGGTCGCTGCGCGCGTCACACGGGGGTGCCGGCGCGCGCCAACACGTGCCTCAGCCCGAGCAGCGTGACGCCCGACGTCGCCTCGGCGCCCGCCAGCACGCTGCGCCACACCTCGAGCGCGTCGCGCCACTCGCTGGTGAGCACCTCGCCTTCGTCCGGCGTGCCGTGCGCCTGGCGGACGTTCGTGAGCTCGTAGAGGTACACCTGCTCGTCGCTGAAGCCGGGCGAGCAGTAGAGGCGCGAGACGAGCGCCAGCTCGCCCCCGAGCTGGACCTCCTCGGCGAGCTCGCGCGCGGCCGCCCTCTCGGGCGCCTCCCCGGGCTCGATGAGGCCGGCCGGTATCTCCCACGTCGTCGCGCCGATGGCCGGTCGCGCCTGGCGCACGCCGAGCACCTCGCGACCGCGGGCCACGACGATCGCCACGGCGTCGGGATGCTCCACGACCTCCCACCGCCCGTCCAAGACGGCGGTCGTGAACAGCCTGCCGCGGAACTTCACGTCACGCATGCGGACCCGCGCGGCGCGCTCTTCAGTTGTCGTTGGCGTCAGGGTTGTACCTGAGGAAAGCCGGGATGTCGAAGTTGCTCGGGTCGTAGGTCTTGTTGGCGCCGCCGAGCCCGCCGCGCAGGTGCGTCGGACGCAGGATGCGCGTCTGCGGGGCCTGGTCGAAGCCGGCGGCGATGACGGTGACGCGCACCTCGTCGCCGGCGTCCTCGTCGAACGTGATCCCGAAAAGCACGTTGGGCTCGTCGACTTCCGTGGCCTCGCTGATCTTGTTGACGATCTCGTGGGCGTCGAAGAGTGCGAGGCTCTCGGAGCCCGTGATGTTGATGAGGAGGTTGCGCGCGCCCTCGACGCCGCGGGCGAGGAGGGGAGAGTGCGTGGCGCTCTCGGCCGCGTCGTCGGCGAGGTTCTCGCCGCGACCGGCGCCGATGCCCATGAGCACGGTGCCGGCGCCCTGGAGGAGCGCCTTGACGTCGGCGAAGTCGACGTTGATGAGGCCGGGCACGTTGATGACGTCGGAGATGCCGCGGACGCCGTGGTACAGGACGCGGTCGGCCACGCGGAAGGCGTCCTGCAGGCGCACCTTGCGGTCGAGCGCGGAGAGGAGGCGCTGGTTCTCGACGACGATGAGGGCGTCGACCTTGTCCTCCAGGCGCCTCAGGCCTTCCTGCGCCTGTGCCATGCGCCGCGGTCCCTCCATCTGGAAGGGTGACGTGACGACGGCGATGGCGAGGGCCCCGAGCTCGCGGGCGACCTCGGCGACGATGGGCGCGCTGCCGGTGCCCGTGCCGCCGCCCATGCCCGCCGTGATGAAGACGAGGTCGGAGCCGCGGAGTGCCTCGGCGATGCGGTCGCGGTCCTCGATGGCGGCCTTCTCGCCGACCTCGGGGTTGGCGCCGGCGCCGAGCCCCTTGGTCAGGTGGTCGCCCATCTGGATGCGCACGTCGGCGAGAGACGTGGCGAGCACCTGCGCGTCGGTGTTCGCGGCGACGAACTCCACCCCGCGCAGCCCGGTCTCGATCATGCGGTTGACCGCGTTGTTGCCCCCGCCGCCCAATCCGATCACCCGGATGACTGCGTTGTCCACGTTGTACATCGCCTTAGCCCGCCTTTCCGTTGCCGACCTCAGAAGAAGTCTTTGAGGATCTTGCGTACGCGCCCGAAGAAGTTCTCGGTCTCCACGGCCTCGCTCGTCGTCGAGCGCTGCCGGCGGACCACGGGGGCGAGGATGGGGCCGTGCGCCATCCCGTACCGTACCAGTCCGACGGCCGTGGCGTGAGCCGGACTGGCCACCACGTCGGAGAGGCCGCTCACGCCGTCGGGCTTGCCGATGCGGACGGGGAGCCTGAAGCGGTCGTTGGCCACCTGCTCGACGCCGGGCATGAGCGACGCGCCGCCCGTGATGACGACGTTGCCGGCCAGGAGCTCGAGGGCGCCCATGCGCTGCTCGATGTCGGAGCGGACCATGTCGAGGATCTCGACCACGCGGGGGCGGATGACCTGCGCCAGCTCGAACGTCGAGATGCTCGCCGTGTAGCTGGGGTTGGCGACTTCCAGCTCTACGTCGCGGTCGGCCAGCTCCGGCAGGGCCACGCCGTAGCGGCGCTTGACGCGTTCGGCCTCGTCGGGCGGTATGCGCAGGAGCTGGCTGATGTCTTGCGTGATGTGGTCGCCGCCGAGCGGGATGACGGCGGAGTGCGCGAGGGTGCCGCGCCGGAAGACCCCGATGTCCGTCGTGCCGCCGCCGATGTCGATGAGGAGCGTGGTCAGCTCCTGCTCGCCGCGGTTGAGGACGGCGAGGCCGGAGGCCAGCGCCTGGACGACCAGACCGTCGACCTCGACGCCGGCGTCCGTAGCGCAGCGCTTGAGGTTCTGCAGCGGGCCCTGGGCGCCGGCCACGATGTGCACGTCGACCTCGAGGCGCACCCCGGACATGCCGAGCGGGTCCTTGATGCCGTCGTTGCCGTCTACCACGTACTCCTGCGGGATGACGT from Trueperaceae bacterium carries:
- the ribF gene encoding riboflavin biosynthesis protein RibF; translated protein: MTRAATVTHATLTDVAARGGVLSIGNFDGVHLGHRLLLGRMREVARERDVPSVVVTFFPPARVLFGGGQYLMTPAEKLVALQEYEPDAVVSIPFDRGFAETDKEAWLEQLAGLEPSLIVVGQDFRFGKGRVGGLDDLGRVAAALEAFPLLEVGGAVVSSSRVRELLGAGDVSGAGRLLGAPYLVRGVVTRGQRRGRQLGFPTANLAVPAGKALPRGVFAVTVAAGGRELPGMANVGPRPSFPEAPPALEAHLFDFAGDLYDTELDVRFVAHLRDQRPFGGVDELRAQLRRDERAARAALGL
- a CDS encoding NUDIX hydrolase, whose product is MRDVKFRGRLFTTAVLDGRWEVVEHPDAVAIVVARGREVLGVRQARPAIGATTWEIPAGLIEPGEAPERAAARELAEEVQLGGELALVSRLYCSPGFSDEQVYLYELTNVRQAHGTPDEGEVLTSEWRDALEVWRSVLAGAEATSGVTLLGLRHVLARAGTPV
- the ftsZ gene encoding cell division protein FtsZ, with protein sequence MDNAVIRVIGLGGGGNNAVNRMIETGLRGVEFVAANTDAQVLATSLADVRIQMGDHLTKGLGAGANPEVGEKAAIEDRDRIAEALRGSDLVFITAGMGGGTGTGSAPIVAEVARELGALAIAVVTSPFQMEGPRRMAQAQEGLRRLEDKVDALIVVENQRLLSALDRKVRLQDAFRVADRVLYHGVRGISDVINVPGLINVDFADVKALLQGAGTVLMGIGAGRGENLADDAAESATHSPLLARGVEGARNLLINITGSESLALFDAHEIVNKISEATEVDEPNVLFGITFDEDAGDEVRVTVIAAGFDQAPQTRILRPTHLRGGLGGANKTYDPSNFDIPAFLRYNPDANDN
- the ftsA gene encoding cell division protein FtsA, which codes for MSDERIIVGLDIGTTKICTVIGEVASDGVLDIIGEGTVPSDGLRKGVVVNLERTIAAVRQSVAAAQRVAGVEVHSAWVGVAGSHLKALTSHGMTAIRRGYDVTRTDIDRTIENARAVPLEANMEILHVIPQEYVVDGNDGIKDPLGMSGVRLEVDVHIVAGAQGPLQNLKRCATDAGVEVDGLVVQALASGLAVLNRGEQELTTLLIDIGGGTTDIGVFRRGTLAHSAVIPLGGDHITQDISQLLRIPPDEAERVKRRYGVALPELADRDVELEVANPSYTASISTFELAQVIRPRVVEILDMVRSDIEQRMGALELLAGNVVITGGASLMPGVEQVANDRFRLPVRIGKPDGVSGLSDVVASPAHATAVGLVRYGMAHGPILAPVVRRQRSTTSEAVETENFFGRVRKILKDFF